Within Trichocoleus desertorum ATA4-8-CV12, the genomic segment ATAGCGATTTTCAAATGCAAAGATTTCGTTGCCAGAAAATAAGCTGGCAGTTTCCAGTTCGGAGGTGGGAATGTCATCCGGGTGGACAAGCTCAAGCCAGGGTCGAGAGATCATTTCGGCAGATGTCCAGCCCAGTAGTCGTTCAAAGGTGGGGCTGACCCAATGGAAATATCCATCGTTGCCCGTAATCACTTGCAAATCTGAACCAACTACCAGAAATCGGCGGAACTGTTCTTCAGATGCTTGTAAGGCGGCTTCTGTTTGCTGGCGATCTTCTTCGGCACGCTTGCGTTCGTTTTCAACGCGCTGGTGCTCTGTAATATCACGCGAGATGCACAACAACTGTTCAATGTGCCCCTCTGCTCCTCGCATGGGGCTGACCTTGCTATCCCACCACTTCGGTTCACCGCTGGTTGTTGGACGGTATCCCTGAAAGGTATACACTTCCCCTACCTTGGCTTTGGCGATCGCCTCAATCGAGACCCGCTAATCAGCTCCTTGCCAGAAATCCGCCCAAGCGGTATTGAGGAAAGGCGTTAGATCCTGGATACCCAACAACGCTTGCCCACTCCGGTTCATGAACAGAATTCGCCCGTCTAAATCCAACACCTGGATGCAGTCATCGCTACTATCGAGGATTTGCAGCGCTAAATCGGGCAGTTGGGGTGAACAACTTGCGACCTCTGTTGTTGATTGAGCATTCGTTTCGGTCATGCGTTGAGGACTGTTTTGAGACGAATTCTTGCCTGAAGAACTAGAGGAATGCAGATTGGGAGAATTAAGCCTCCACTCTTACTTTGAAAAGTATTGAACCAGCAGATCTTTACCTGTCTCGCCCATTTGATGCAGCAAGTACTCAATCTGTTTCAATGCAACAGGTAAGGGTTTGGTGCGCCCATTTTCCCAGCGATTCACACTTTGAAAAGAAACTCCCAGTTTTTCAGCAAACTTGGCTTGCGAGAGTTTAAGCCGCTATCGGGTTTCTCTCACCAACGCTGCCAGATCTAACTGTTCGATTCCTTCAGCGTTGCGCTTTGTGCTGATTGCAGGCATAGAGCGTGACCATACTAAATTGCGTACATTAGTTATACCGTCTGGTATAGTCTTGTCCTATGCATCGGAAGAGATAGAAACATGAAGAAACTAAGCATCCTTCCGTTGAGCCTTAAACAAATGCATGGCATTGAGTGTGACGAACAAGGAAGATCCCATATAGCAATCCTTTTTGATTCTTGAATGGGGTGCAGGGGTAAAGGGAGCTTTTCGGAAACCTATTTTTCAACTTTTTCTGGGTTGAGAAGATCGACGATCGCAGCAATTAATGCCGCTGACTCGATCGGTTTAGCAATGTGTTGCTGAAATCCTGCCGCGATCGCCTGTTGCTGATTGATCTCTCCAGCATAAGCAGTCAGGGCGATCGCGGGAATTTGACCGCCGGGTGGAGATAGCTGTCTCACCTGCTGCATTAGCATATAGCCATCCATGTCAGGCATACCAATATCGCTCAACAAAACATCTAGCTGGAACTGAGCGAATGCGGCGATCGCTTCTGCGGCTGAAGCGGCAGTCACAACCTCTGCCCCTTCCTGTTCTAAGACAAAGGCGACATACTCGCGCATATCAACCGTATCGTCTACCACTAACACCTTGATTCCCTGGAGACCTGAAGAAGGTTTGGACTCGCGACCCGTCTGAGGAAGCCTTGATTGTGGCGGCATCAGCGGGAACTTCACCAAAAAGGTAGCTCCCTGCCCTTCACCCGGGCTGGCTGCATGAACAGTGCCACCGTGTAGCTAACGATTTGACGGACGATCGCTAAGCCTAAGCCCAAGCCCCCAAATTGTCGAGTGGTGGTACTGTCAGCTTGCTGGAAGTACTCAAACACATGGGGCAAGAAGTGAGGAGCAATCCCTTTCCCGGTGTCGCTAACCGTAATCTGAGCCTGTGCCTCAACCTGCTCTAAGCGAATTTCGATACGTCCTCGTTGGGGAGTGAACTTAACAGCGTTAGATAACAGGTTCCAGATGACTTGCTGCAATCGACCAGAATCCCCTAAGATTTGCCCAACCTCTGGTTCCAGTACTGTCTGAATTTGAATCAACTTTGTAGATGCTGCTACCCGTACGGTTTCCAATGCAGCAGTAATGATTGTTGCTAGATTGACGGGAGTGGCATTGAGGCTAAGTTTGCCTTGCAGAATTCGAGACACATCGAGTAAATCATCAATCAGTTGCACTTGCAGTTTGGCGTTGCGCTCGATCGTCGCCAGGGCATCGGCGGTTCGCGCTTGATCAAACTTGCGGTCTTGCAACAGCTTTGACCAACCTAAGATGGGGTTGAGCGGCGATCGCAACTCATGCGATAGCACGGCTAAAAACTCATCTTTGAGGCGATTCACTCGTTCGGCTTCTTCTCGTGCCGCTCGTTCTCGTTTCAGAAGCTGCTCTCGCTCTGCTTCAATCTGTCTTTGGATGGTTTTGTCCTGCAAGATTTTGATCAATCCCTGTGCGACACCCGTTTCATCCTGTAACGGCATCACCAAGCCACTACCCCAGAAGCGGCTACCATCTTGCCGCACATGCCAACGTTCATTTTCTGCCTGCCCTTGCGTCAGAGCAGTTTGTCTTTCCCGCTCAGCAGCTCCCCGTGCAGCGTCTTCTGGCGTGAAAATGATGCGACCGTCTCGACCGAGAATGCCTGCTTCTGCATATCCCAGCAAGCGTTTGGCACCCGCGTTCCAACTGGTGACAATGCCATTGAAATCGAGGGTAAAAATGGCATATTCTTTCGCACTTTCAATCATTAACCGCAAGCGCGCTTCACTTTGGCGTAAGGCGATTTCAGTTTGTTTGCGATCGCTGATATCAATGATAAATTCCACGCCCTCTGTTTCATTGATCCGTTCTGCTGTAAACAAGCCCCACCAGCGTGAGCCATCCTTGCGGATGTATTCTTTTTCGTAGGGAGTTGTGTGCCCGGTAGATTCAAACTCCCGGATGGCACACAGAGAAGCGGGCATCCACTCTGGTGGTGTCATTACATCCCACCGCACCCGCCCTTGCTCAACATCTTCCTGGTTGTAGCCGATCATTTGTAAGAAAGTGGCGTTGGCATCGGTAATGCTGCCATCGGCTTTGAAGAAAATGACCCCAACCATTTCGATCGCTAACGCTCGTCGCAGCCGTTCTTCCGATTCGCGCAGAGCAAGATTGGAGCGATCGCGCTCAAGGGCGATGCTGGCGATTTGAGTGTCAAACTCAGCCGAGGTAAACCGCCCATCGCGATCGAAGGCATAAAACCCATCCCGGATGCTCGACAAAATGGTTTCAACTTGCTGCTTGGCGGCGACTGCCTCCTGCTGAAACTGCGATCGCTGCTGCTGCATCTGCACAAACTCGGTCACATCCTCTGATCGGTTAAGGATGTGCGTCAATTCTCCAGTTTCATCAAAGACGGGCGAGTTTACCACCTTCCAGTAGCGTTCTTCAGACCTACCCCCTTCAGATTCGGGGCGACGAATGTCATACTTCAGCACGTCCATTGTATGCGGCTGGCGATTCTGCACCACGCTCTCTAGGGATGCTCGTAAATTTTGGGCAGCCTTAGCATTTAGATGGTTGAAATTCTCTGGAAAGACATCAAACACATTCCGACCGATAACCGCTTCTCGTTTTGTGTTGGTTGCC encodes:
- a CDS encoding PAS domain S-box protein, giving the protein MLDFQRLFAAVPDLYLVLALDFVIVEGSDAHFQATNTKREAVIGRNVFDVFPENFNHLNAKAAQNLRASLESVVQNRQPHTMDVLKYDIRRPESEGGRSEERYWKVVNSPVFDETGELTHILNRSEDVTEFVQMQQQRSQFQQEAVAAKQQVETILSSIRDGFYAFDRDGRFTSAEFDTQIASIALERDRSNLALRESEERLRRALAIEMVGVIFFKADGSITDANATFLQMIGYNQEDVEQGRVRWDVMTPPEWMPASLCAIREFESTGHTTPYEKEYIRKDGSRWWGLFTAERINETEGVEFIIDISDRKQTEIALRQSEARLRLMIESAKEYAIFTLDFNGIVTSWNAGAKRLLGYAEAGILGRDGRIIFTPEDAARGAAERERQTALTQGQAENERWHVRQDGSRFWGSGLVMPLQDETGVAQGLIKILQDKTIQRQIEAEREQLLKRERAAREEAERVNRLKDEFLAVLSHELRSPLNPILGWSKLLQDRKFDQARTADALATIERNAKLQVQLIDDLLDVSRILQGKLSLNATPVNLATIITAALETVRVAASTKLIQIQTVLEPEVGQILGDSGRLQQVIWNLLSNAVKFTPQRGRIEIRLEQVEAQAQITVSDTGKGIAPHFLPHVFEYFQQADSTTTRQFGGLGLGLAIVRQIVSYTVALFMQPARVKGRELPFW
- a CDS encoding PAS domain-containing protein, which codes for MTETNAQSTTEVASCSPQLPDLALQILDSSDDCIQVLDLDGRILFMNRSGQALLGIQDLTPFLNTAWADFWQGAD
- a CDS encoding response regulator produces the protein MPPQSRLPQTGRESKPSSGLQGIKVLVVDDTVDMREYVAFVLEQEGAEVVTAASAAEAIAAFAQFQLDVLLSDIGMPDMDGYMLMQQVRQLSPPGGQIPAIALTAYAGEINQQQAIAAGFQQHIAKPIESAALIAAIVDLLNPEKVEK